The Geoglobus acetivorans genome window below encodes:
- the ilvN gene encoding acetolactate synthase small subunit, with protein MRHTIAVLVEDRPGVLARVAGLFRRRGFNIESLAVGVTEKQGVSRMTIVVSGDDRTIEQVTKQLNKLIEVIKVSDVSKNSVERELALVKVSATPQSRAEIIEIANIFRARIVDVARDSLIVEVTGDEDKISAFIDLMKQYGIKEVTRTGKIAMQRGSKALE; from the coding sequence ATGAGACACACCATAGCGGTTCTTGTTGAAGATCGCCCCGGAGTCCTTGCCAGAGTTGCGGGGCTATTCAGGAGACGAGGATTCAACATCGAGAGCTTAGCTGTCGGAGTTACTGAAAAACAGGGAGTGTCGAGAATGACAATAGTCGTCTCAGGTGATGACAGGACAATCGAACAGGTCACAAAACAGCTGAACAAGCTGATCGAGGTCATAAAGGTCAGTGATGTCAGCAAAAATTCGGTTGAAAGAGAGCTCGCATTGGTAAAGGTGTCTGCAACACCTCAGAGCAGAGCAGAGATCATTGAGATAGCCAACATATTCAGAGCAAGAATAGTGGACGTGGCAAGAGACTCACTGATAGTTGAGGTTACCGGAGATGAAGACAAGATCAGCGCATTCATAGACCTGATGAAGCAGTACGGAATAAAGGAAGTTACGAGAACGGGCAAAATAGCGATGCAGAGAGGCAGTAAGGCACTGGAATGA
- a CDS encoding acetolactate synthase large subunit, with product MRAADAIIKALEKEGVKHIFGIPGGAIIEVYDALFDSGIKHILTRHEQAAVHAADGYARATGKVGVAFATSGPGATNTVTGIATAYMDSSPIVVMTGQVAKSLIGNDAFQEADITGITMPVTKHNYLVTDENELLKTIKEAFHIAGTGRPGPVLIDLPKDVTTAEVEFNYPEKITLPGYKPKYRGHPRQIKKAAELIMKAERPVILAGGGVILSNASEELTKLAETIPAYVATSLMGKGAIPETHPLSLGFIGMHGTKYANYAVQESDLLIAIGIRFSDRTTGRVSDFAPDARIIHIDIDPAEIGKNIEIDVPIVGDAKLVLQELITHITYRKRKEWEDKVEGWKKSYPLRYRRDNEKIKPQFVIEKIWELQPDAIITTEVGQNQMWAAQYFRVRKPRQFITSGGLGTMGFGFPAAMGAKTAFPEKQVVDIAGDGSFLMNVQELATCVDYGINVKVAVLNNMFLGMVRQWQELFYDERYSATCLRCKEMSIEKIAEGFGAVGMTVERPSEVEDALKEAFEIDAPVVIDFRVDRLENVYPMVPAGAALHEVIDEEV from the coding sequence ATGAGAGCGGCTGATGCCATTATCAAAGCTCTGGAAAAAGAGGGTGTTAAGCACATTTTCGGAATACCGGGAGGCGCCATAATAGAGGTGTATGATGCTCTATTCGATTCTGGCATAAAACACATCCTGACGAGGCACGAACAGGCAGCAGTGCATGCAGCAGACGGATATGCAAGAGCCACAGGAAAGGTGGGCGTTGCATTTGCAACATCCGGCCCGGGAGCAACGAACACAGTTACAGGAATAGCCACGGCATACATGGATTCATCACCCATCGTCGTAATGACCGGACAGGTTGCGAAGAGCTTAATCGGTAATGATGCGTTTCAGGAAGCAGACATAACCGGAATAACCATGCCCGTTACGAAACACAACTATCTTGTTACGGACGAAAATGAGCTTCTGAAAACGATAAAAGAAGCATTCCACATTGCAGGCACAGGAAGGCCGGGTCCAGTGCTGATAGACCTGCCAAAAGACGTTACAACAGCAGAGGTTGAATTCAATTATCCTGAAAAAATCACTCTCCCGGGATACAAGCCGAAGTACCGGGGACATCCCAGACAGATAAAGAAGGCTGCTGAACTGATAATGAAGGCCGAAAGGCCGGTAATTCTTGCAGGAGGCGGAGTCATACTCTCCAACGCGAGTGAGGAGCTTACAAAACTTGCTGAGACAATTCCAGCATACGTTGCAACAAGTCTCATGGGCAAGGGTGCGATTCCCGAAACCCATCCACTAAGCCTTGGATTCATAGGAATGCACGGTACAAAGTATGCAAATTACGCCGTTCAGGAGAGCGACCTGCTGATTGCCATTGGAATAAGATTCTCTGACAGGACGACAGGAAGGGTTTCCGATTTTGCCCCCGATGCGAGGATAATCCACATAGACATCGACCCTGCCGAGATAGGGAAGAACATTGAGATAGACGTTCCAATTGTTGGAGATGCAAAGCTGGTTCTTCAGGAGCTTATCACACACATAACATACAGAAAAAGAAAGGAGTGGGAGGATAAGGTCGAAGGCTGGAAAAAATCATACCCACTGAGATACAGAAGAGATAATGAAAAAATCAAACCCCAGTTCGTTATCGAAAAGATATGGGAACTTCAGCCAGATGCGATCATTACGACAGAAGTCGGCCAGAACCAGATGTGGGCTGCACAGTACTTCAGGGTCAGAAAACCGAGGCAGTTCATAACGTCCGGCGGTCTCGGAACGATGGGCTTTGGATTTCCGGCAGCAATGGGTGCAAAAACCGCATTTCCGGAAAAACAGGTTGTTGACATAGCCGGAGACGGGAGTTTCCTGATGAACGTCCAAGAACTCGCAACCTGCGTTGACTACGGGATCAATGTGAAGGTGGCAGTTCTGAATAACATGTTCCTCGGAATGGTCAGACAGTGGCAGGAGCTGTTCTACGACGAGCGCTACTCTGCAACGTGCCTCAGATGCAAGGAAATGAGCATTGAAAAAATAGCAGAGGGATTCGGTGCGGTTGGAATGACGGTTGAGAGACCATCGGAAGTTGAAGACGCCCTGAAAGAGGCCTTTGAGATAGATGCCCCAGTGGTGATAGACTTCAGGGTTGACAGGCTCGAGAACGTTTACCCGATGGTGCCTGCGGGAGCCGCGCTGCACGAGGTTATCGACGAGGAGGTGTGA
- a CDS encoding Na(+)/H(+) antiporter subunit D, with translation MTWIHPGIVIILGALLIPFIRSRRAEQILFLLLPLSSLFILLLTSSGYFGEVPFTALKLNFLDYELVLARVDRLAMVFGYVFSLAAIAMNVYALHADRREHFSAMMYVGSALGAVFAGDVFTLYVFWEIMALTSLFLIWFRRTKNAESAGFRYALWHLFGGLCLLAGIVMYVFQTGSIAFNHFDPSLGYAYYLMLLGFIINAAVPPLHAWLPDAYPEATVTGAVYLTAFTTKTAVYTLARGFAGEEILMWLGAIMAMYGVIFAVLENDGRRLLSYHIISQVGYMVAGVGIGTAMAINGATSHAFTHILYKALLFMGMGAVIHVTGRSKFTELGGIYRYMPITFWLYMVGAFSISAFPLFSGFVSKNMTVYASAEAHLPLVWLLLEGASVGTFLHTGLKLPWNVWFSKEPEIEAREPPKNMLAGMAILALLNVFFGTYPGYKILYSILPYPVEYHPYTPAKVLAMSQLLLFTFFAFWLMRDKLRGEAKIVLDTDWLPRILGRYFIYYSIRFTEFSKELDRRFLETTSRFKAIANVRLRELSAGYGVLVVCILFAVYLLLFLAS, from the coding sequence ATGACCTGGATTCATCCCGGCATCGTCATAATCCTCGGAGCTCTCCTGATTCCATTCATCAGATCGAGGAGAGCGGAGCAGATTCTGTTCCTTCTGCTCCCGCTTTCATCCCTCTTCATACTCCTGCTAACATCCTCGGGTTACTTTGGAGAGGTCCCGTTCACAGCGCTTAAGCTCAACTTCCTCGACTACGAGCTCGTTCTCGCAAGAGTGGACAGGCTCGCGATGGTTTTTGGGTATGTTTTCTCTCTCGCTGCAATAGCGATGAACGTCTACGCCCTTCATGCAGATAGGCGCGAACATTTTTCGGCGATGATGTACGTGGGCAGCGCTCTCGGAGCGGTTTTTGCAGGTGATGTCTTCACCCTCTACGTCTTCTGGGAGATAATGGCCCTTACATCCCTGTTCCTGATCTGGTTCAGGAGGACGAAGAATGCAGAAAGTGCTGGATTCAGGTACGCTCTCTGGCACCTCTTTGGCGGTCTGTGTTTGCTCGCAGGCATCGTGATGTACGTTTTCCAGACCGGAAGCATAGCGTTCAACCACTTTGACCCGTCCCTGGGTTATGCGTACTACCTCATGCTCCTCGGATTCATCATAAATGCAGCGGTCCCACCGCTGCATGCCTGGTTACCGGACGCGTATCCCGAAGCGACGGTTACAGGAGCGGTGTATCTCACAGCTTTCACAACCAAAACTGCTGTGTACACGCTTGCAAGGGGTTTTGCCGGAGAGGAAATTCTGATGTGGCTTGGCGCGATAATGGCCATGTATGGAGTCATCTTCGCAGTCCTGGAGAATGACGGCAGAAGATTGCTGTCGTACCACATCATCTCTCAGGTAGGATACATGGTTGCGGGAGTTGGAATAGGCACCGCCATGGCGATTAACGGAGCGACCTCCCATGCGTTCACTCACATACTGTACAAAGCCCTGCTCTTCATGGGAATGGGTGCAGTCATACACGTCACCGGCAGGAGCAAGTTTACAGAGCTTGGAGGGATTTACAGGTACATGCCGATAACCTTCTGGCTGTACATGGTCGGAGCGTTCTCCATTTCAGCGTTCCCACTCTTCAGCGGGTTTGTGAGCAAGAACATGACAGTGTATGCTTCAGCTGAAGCTCATCTGCCTTTAGTGTGGCTGTTGCTTGAGGGTGCGAGCGTTGGAACGTTCCTGCATACGGGATTAAAGCTGCCCTGGAACGTGTGGTTCTCCAAGGAACCGGAAATCGAGGCGAGAGAACCGCCGAAGAACATGCTTGCAGGAATGGCGATACTCGCACTGCTGAATGTGTTCTTTGGAACGTATCCCGGATATAAGATCCTGTATTCCATACTGCCGTACCCGGTTGAATACCACCCCTACACTCCAGCGAAGGTTCTGGCAATGAGCCAGCTGCTGCTCTTCACGTTCTTCGCATTCTGGCTCATGAGGGACAAACTGCGCGGAGAGGCAAAGATTGTCCTGGACACGGACTGGCTGCCCAGAATCCTTGGAAGATATTTCATTTACTACAGCATAAGGTTCACAGAGTTCTCCAAGGAGCTGGACAGGAGGTTCCTTGAGACCACATCCAGATTCAAGGCCATAGCAAATGTCAGGCTGAGGGAGCTCAGCGCCGGTTATGGGGTGCTGGTGGTGTGCATACTCTTTGCAGTATACCTCCTGCTCTTCTTAGCGTCATGA
- a CDS encoding proton-conducting transporter membrane subunit translates to MNAETLLLIALLSPGVASLLILLTGRYPNLRESVTILASIVSFLAIIPLSREVMKAPVEVTLFHIAPGLDLAFRVDAFGMIFAITSSSLWILVSVYSIGYMRALNEHAQTRFYFSFAVAIFSAFGIAFSKNLLTFYIFYELLTICTYPLVAHEETPEAISGGRRYLAYLLPSGAALLVALAITYWLTGTTDFQAGGFLNGPAEILRVLFIIYLLGFVKAAYMPLHSWLPTAMVAPTPVSALLHAVAVVKAGVFGVIRVVYYVYGPDLASSLNLGAILAIIAGFTMIVANILAIGEDNLKRRIAYSTINQLSFILVGAAMLNPLAFAGAIMHIPFHGYMKITLFLCAGAIAVISGKDRVSQLDGLGRAMPVTFAAFSIGAFGMSGLPPVAGFISKWYIALGTISAGNLLALATILIASLLDVVYFFPIIKNAFFREPDGQYDERGRLYHLYMVLPLALTAIFSVILFLNPDILNIFELARIAVIDVWGGGI, encoded by the coding sequence ATGAACGCCGAGACGCTATTGCTGATTGCTCTGCTTTCCCCAGGTGTCGCTTCACTCCTGATACTGCTCACCGGCAGATATCCAAATCTGAGGGAGAGTGTTACCATCCTCGCTTCCATCGTGAGCTTCCTCGCCATAATCCCGCTGTCTAGGGAGGTCATGAAGGCTCCGGTTGAGGTCACGCTCTTCCACATCGCCCCGGGATTGGACCTTGCATTTAGGGTGGATGCGTTCGGGATGATATTCGCCATAACCTCGTCCTCCCTGTGGATTCTGGTCTCGGTATACTCTATCGGCTACATGCGTGCCCTGAACGAGCACGCCCAGACGAGGTTTTACTTCAGCTTCGCAGTTGCAATATTCTCTGCATTCGGCATAGCCTTTTCCAAGAATTTGCTCACATTCTACATCTTCTACGAGCTCCTCACGATCTGCACTTACCCGCTTGTTGCCCACGAAGAGACGCCGGAGGCAATATCTGGTGGAAGGAGGTACCTCGCATACCTCCTGCCGTCTGGAGCGGCTCTTCTCGTTGCGCTCGCCATAACCTACTGGCTTACAGGCACCACAGACTTCCAGGCAGGTGGTTTCCTCAACGGGCCAGCGGAGATTTTGAGAGTGCTCTTCATAATTTACCTGCTCGGTTTCGTGAAGGCTGCCTACATGCCCCTGCACTCGTGGCTCCCAACGGCAATGGTCGCCCCAACTCCCGTCTCGGCCTTACTGCATGCTGTCGCGGTTGTTAAGGCGGGAGTGTTCGGAGTGATAAGGGTCGTTTACTACGTCTACGGCCCCGACCTCGCCTCATCCCTCAATCTCGGTGCAATTCTTGCGATCATAGCAGGATTCACGATGATTGTGGCAAACATTCTGGCGATTGGTGAGGATAATCTGAAGAGGAGGATAGCATACTCCACAATAAACCAGCTATCATTCATTCTTGTCGGAGCGGCGATGCTGAACCCGCTGGCCTTTGCCGGGGCAATAATGCACATCCCGTTCCATGGCTACATGAAGATAACGCTCTTCCTCTGCGCCGGGGCGATAGCGGTGATCTCTGGAAAGGACAGGGTGAGCCAGCTTGACGGGCTTGGGAGAGCTATGCCGGTAACCTTCGCAGCTTTTTCAATCGGAGCCTTCGGAATGAGCGGCCTTCCCCCAGTTGCCGGGTTCATAAGCAAGTGGTATATTGCTCTTGGCACAATAAGTGCCGGCAACCTGCTCGCCCTTGCTACGATACTCATCGCCTCACTCCTCGACGTGGTTTATTTCTTCCCCATCATCAAGAACGCCTTTTTCAGAGAGCCGGATGGACAGTATGATGAGAGGGGCAGATTATACCACCTTTACATGGTGCTGCCACTCGCCCTGACCGCAATATTTTCAGTAATCCTCTTCCTGAATCCTGACATTCTGAACATTTTCGAGCTGGCGAGAATAGCGGTTATCGACGTCTGGGGTGGTGGAATATGA
- a CDS encoding proton-conducting transporter membrane subunit, whose translation MMEHLPVVIVAISLLSSFTILISGIFSRRAGYYISLATIIVQLIFSTILLDYILKNGQIRYWLGGWRPPWGIEYVVDELGAYMLSIVLVFSLLATIYARRVVEKEIEESKWPYFYTLWQLMISGMVGVSVTGDLFNLFVFLEIASLAGYALIAMAGRKAFVASYNYLILGTVGISFYLLGTAFLYAETGTLNMLDARILLSLVYENRVVQASFVFYFIGLAIKMALFPFHTWQPDAYEHSPSAVTVLISTAMAKINAYALIRVVFSVFTVSFLERFIQVWTLIAWIAALAIILGSVFAIMQKSLKRMLAYSSISHVGYIVLAMTFLHTKWGLSAAVVHLLNHSIMKATLFMVVCGFIYKFGFREIDDLAGIGRKMPFSAAAFTIAAISMIGIPPTVGFVTKLYIILASLETGQIAYIFVMVASSLLSLVYFWRVIETMYMKGDHHEQERDELPAEMLLPALFLAFLTIAFGLFWLSGAGMPVLDTIAKTLGVVP comes from the coding sequence ATGATGGAACACCTGCCGGTAGTGATTGTTGCGATATCTCTTTTATCATCCTTCACGATCCTGATATCCGGGATATTCAGCAGGAGGGCGGGATATTACATATCTCTCGCAACCATAATCGTCCAGCTAATCTTTTCCACAATCCTGCTGGACTACATCCTGAAAAACGGGCAGATAAGATACTGGCTGGGCGGCTGGAGGCCTCCATGGGGCATAGAGTATGTGGTTGACGAGCTTGGGGCCTACATGCTGTCCATCGTCCTCGTGTTCAGCCTCCTTGCAACAATCTATGCAAGGAGAGTTGTGGAAAAAGAAATCGAGGAAAGCAAGTGGCCGTACTTCTATACTCTCTGGCAGCTGATGATCTCGGGAATGGTCGGCGTCTCCGTTACCGGGGACCTCTTCAACCTCTTCGTCTTTCTTGAAATTGCCTCACTTGCAGGCTATGCGCTGATCGCCATGGCAGGCAGGAAGGCTTTCGTTGCATCATATAACTACCTCATCCTCGGGACTGTCGGAATCTCGTTCTATTTGCTGGGAACGGCATTTCTGTATGCGGAGACAGGAACCCTGAACATGCTTGATGCGAGAATCCTTCTCTCTCTGGTCTACGAGAACAGGGTCGTGCAGGCCTCCTTTGTGTTCTACTTCATAGGCCTCGCGATAAAGATGGCACTCTTCCCCTTCCACACGTGGCAGCCCGACGCATACGAGCACTCTCCATCAGCAGTCACCGTGCTGATTTCAACCGCAATGGCCAAGATAAACGCCTACGCCCTGATAAGAGTTGTCTTTTCCGTCTTTACAGTCAGTTTCCTCGAAAGGTTCATTCAGGTATGGACACTCATTGCCTGGATTGCCGCTCTGGCAATAATTCTGGGTTCTGTATTTGCCATAATGCAGAAGAGCCTGAAGAGGATGCTCGCCTACTCTTCAATTTCCCACGTCGGATACATAGTTCTGGCCATGACCTTCCTGCACACAAAGTGGGGTCTGAGCGCTGCTGTTGTGCACCTCCTCAACCACTCCATAATGAAGGCGACGCTCTTCATGGTTGTGTGCGGTTTCATCTACAAGTTCGGGTTCAGGGAGATAGACGACCTCGCCGGAATTGGAAGAAAAATGCCCTTTTCAGCAGCAGCGTTCACCATAGCTGCAATATCCATGATTGGAATTCCCCCCACAGTGGGTTTCGTGACAAAGCTCTACATAATCCTCGCATCCCTCGAAACCGGGCAAATAGCATACATCTTCGTCATGGTCGCAAGCTCACTCCTCAGCCTGGTTTACTTCTGGAGGGTCATCGAGACCATGTACATGAAGGGCGATCACCACGAGCAGGAGAGAGACGAGCTTCCGGCTGAGATGCTCCTGCCAGCATTGTTTCTCGCTTTCCTCACCATAGCCTTCGGGCTGTTCTGGCTCAGCGGTGCAGGTATGCCGGTGCTCGACACAATTGCGAAAACCTTAGGGGTGGTGCCATGA
- a CDS encoding NADH-quinone oxidoreductase subunit K: MDVIELFLERYNYWSFVVLMLIGLYGAIVYNNLVKKIIGLSIFQTAIFLLFISMADVGRDIENTLGLKSGTAPIVWEKGIEHGYMYVNPVPHVLVLTGIVVSAATLALALALMIRIYREFGTLDEEELREMIE, from the coding sequence ATGGACGTGATTGAGCTGTTCCTTGAGCGCTACAACTACTGGAGCTTTGTCGTGCTCATGCTGATCGGCCTGTACGGGGCAATAGTCTACAACAACCTTGTAAAGAAGATAATCGGGCTGAGCATATTTCAGACGGCCATATTCCTGCTCTTCATATCCATGGCCGATGTTGGAAGAGACATAGAAAACACGCTCGGGCTCAAGAGCGGGACAGCGCCGATAGTATGGGAAAAGGGGATAGAGCACGGCTACATGTACGTCAATCCCGTACCCCACGTTCTGGTGCTGACGGGCATAGTTGTCTCGGCAGCAACGCTCGCTCTGGCCCTTGCCCTGATGATTCGCATATACAGAGAGTTCGGAACGCTTGACGAAGAAGAGCTGAGGGAGATGATAGAATGA
- a CDS encoding MnhB domain-containing protein — protein MSDDVNVVIKTTIRTMLPFIQLYGFYVMTGTEGAGGGFQGGVILAASFILYAITFGAEKGREKAPESWNTAFKSFGLYIYAGVGILTILYSLGSAEFLNYSATFLSLFVPHTVARGILIADVIEVGIGITVAASFTSLFFDLVWKGDEDGRD, from the coding sequence TTGAGTGATGACGTAAACGTGGTTATCAAAACAACCATACGAACCATGCTCCCGTTCATCCAGCTTTACGGCTTTTACGTCATGACGGGAACTGAGGGAGCAGGAGGTGGATTTCAGGGCGGTGTCATTCTCGCCGCATCCTTCATACTCTACGCCATAACCTTCGGGGCAGAGAAGGGTAGGGAGAAAGCTCCTGAAAGCTGGAACACGGCCTTCAAGAGCTTCGGCCTCTACATCTACGCTGGAGTCGGCATTCTCACCATACTCTACAGTCTTGGCTCTGCCGAGTTTCTGAACTACTCGGCAACTTTCCTCAGCCTGTTCGTGCCCCACACCGTTGCAAGGGGAATCCTGATTGCTGATGTGATTGAGGTCGGGATAGGTATAACCGTGGCTGCGAGCTTCACCTCGCTGTTCTTTGACCTCGTGTGGAAGGGTGATGAGGATGGACGTGATTGA
- the mbhE gene encoding hydrogen gas-evolving membrane-bound hydrogenase subunit E gives MIVPLDIALIIFLIVSAVSALMVRDLLASIAILGTYTFVMACIYVQMNSVDVGFTEAAIGAGASTALMVASLTRLKRFDTSKINVSKAVVGAMAVFMLAGLFIYVVEDMPPFGEPESPPNKWIELFSLEDSGISAQLENGVLPDEIRSRIESIGYTTASNWPPLEDGTYRIVWNEEEHGWDVLIEKNEKFFPNLEKLYFIESSNGELKVYRYSIPVRWEEKSEEEMNTPNMVTAGLADYRGYDTLGETVVIFTAAVSVAALLRRGYLE, from the coding sequence ATGATAGTTCCGCTTGATATAGCCCTGATAATCTTCCTGATAGTATCCGCGGTTTCAGCACTGATGGTGAGAGACTTACTCGCCTCCATCGCAATCCTCGGCACATACACGTTCGTCATGGCATGCATTTACGTCCAGATGAACTCTGTGGATGTGGGTTTCACGGAGGCTGCGATAGGTGCGGGAGCGTCAACGGCCCTGATGGTCGCAAGCCTCACGAGGCTAAAGAGGTTTGACACGAGCAAAATCAACGTTTCAAAGGCGGTTGTTGGAGCAATGGCTGTTTTCATGCTCGCTGGTCTGTTCATTTACGTCGTTGAAGACATGCCCCCATTTGGAGAGCCAGAATCCCCTCCAAACAAGTGGATCGAGCTTTTCAGCCTCGAAGACAGCGGAATTTCTGCACAGCTTGAAAATGGCGTTCTCCCTGATGAGATCAGGAGTAGAATAGAGTCCATCGGGTACACCACAGCCAGCAACTGGCCACCCCTTGAGGATGGGACTTACAGGATTGTGTGGAATGAAGAAGAGCATGGCTGGGATGTGCTGATTGAAAAGAACGAGAAGTTCTTCCCCAATTTAGAGAAGCTCTACTTCATCGAATCATCGAACGGGGAGCTGAAGGTGTACAGGTACTCCATTCCGGTGAGGTGGGAGGAAAAGAGCGAAGAGGAGATGAACACACCCAACATGGTCACGGCAGGTCTTGCAGATTACAGAGGCTACGATACGCTTGGAGAGACCGTGGTCATTTTCACAGCAGCAGTTAGCGTTGCAGCACTGCTGAGGAGGGGATACCTTGAGTGA
- a CDS encoding Na+/H+ antiporter subunit E, producing MSENLDRRISLILTFVTMFVFWVLLSAWAISPDAPGHFNAIHISQGIAAALITTYLSRNVIFDLSRKWHVKFLRAIPYIAWELWQIVLANLDVAWRAIHPKMPLDPVVVEFETPLRGDLALTFMANSITLTPGTITILVEPEKGKFVVHAIDRKLAEPLLVEQTMQNKIAHVFMEGQHDSSA from the coding sequence ATGAGCGAGAATCTGGACAGGAGAATATCTCTGATACTCACTTTCGTGACGATGTTCGTATTCTGGGTTCTGCTGTCAGCCTGGGCCATCTCACCCGACGCACCGGGCCACTTCAATGCGATTCACATCTCCCAGGGCATAGCTGCAGCCCTCATCACCACATACCTGTCGAGGAACGTTATATTTGACCTGAGCAGAAAGTGGCACGTGAAATTCCTGAGAGCAATACCCTACATAGCCTGGGAGCTCTGGCAGATCGTCCTCGCCAACCTTGATGTTGCATGGAGAGCAATACACCCGAAAATGCCTCTTGATCCTGTGGTTGTTGAATTCGAAACCCCGTTGAGGGGAGATCTTGCCCTAACGTTCATGGCCAACTCCATAACCCTGACTCCCGGAACGATAACCATACTGGTTGAGCCGGAGAAGGGAAAATTTGTGGTTCATGCCATAGACAGGAAACTGGCTGAACCGCTTCTGGTTGAGCAGACGATGCAGAACAAGATAGCCCATGTCTTTATGGAGGGTCAGCATGATAGTTCCGCTTGA
- the mnhG gene encoding monovalent cation/H(+) antiporter subunit G, with protein MEALHVVSALLMFSGVFFMIAGALGIIRFPDFYTRLHAAGKCDTLGEVLIILGFIVYEGFSFLSVKLLFLSFFILLANPVGTHALIRAAYLTGVKMWKKEESQ; from the coding sequence ATGGAAGCCCTACACGTAGTCTCAGCTTTGCTCATGTTCTCCGGCGTGTTCTTCATGATAGCCGGAGCCCTCGGCATCATTCGATTTCCGGATTTCTACACGAGATTGCATGCGGCAGGCAAATGCGATACTCTCGGAGAGGTGCTCATAATTCTGGGCTTCATTGTCTATGAGGGTTTCTCTTTCCTCTCGGTCAAGCTGCTCTTCCTGTCGTTCTTCATACTGCTCGCTAATCCCGTGGGCACTCATGCGCTGATCAGGGCAGCGTACCTCACAGGGGTCAAGATGTGGAAGAAGGAGGAGTCTCAATGA
- a CDS encoding monovalent cation/H+ antiporter complex subunit F, which produces MEMLDVFLAVGILITVSILMTMYRVFRGPTTLDRLMATSVIGTKVVVLLVVIGYLFERPIFVDIPLTYAMLNFVGTLIVAKYIERGELWKPYT; this is translated from the coding sequence ATGGAGATGCTTGACGTTTTCCTCGCTGTCGGCATTCTCATCACAGTGTCAATTCTCATGACAATGTACAGGGTTTTCAGAGGCCCCACAACCCTCGACAGGCTGATGGCCACCAGCGTCATAGGCACGAAGGTCGTGGTGCTTTTGGTCGTCATCGGCTACCTCTTTGAAAGGCCGATTTTCGTTGACATCCCTCTGACCTATGCTATGCTGAACTTTGTTGGTACACTGATAGTTGCCAAGTATATTGAAAGGGGAGAGTTATGGAAGCCCTACACGTAG
- a CDS encoding hotdog domain-containing protein, producing the protein MTAKALCVNSGEYLRFALSIRMDFIKAAFIGEKLIAEAEIEHGKKIAFCRLEVKRGDETVARGLAIAYSTDAKRP; encoded by the coding sequence ATGACAGCCAAAGCCCTATGCGTAAATTCCGGAGAGTACCTAAGATTTGCTCTGTCGATAAGGATGGATTTCATAAAAGCTGCATTTATTGGAGAGAAATTGATTGCTGAAGCAGAAATAGAACATGGGAAGAAAATTGCCTTTTGCAGGCTGGAAGTCAAAAGAGGCGATGAAACTGTGGCAAGGGGTCTCGCAATCGCATACAGTACGGATGCCAAACGCCCGTGA